In Thalassotalea fonticola, a single genomic region encodes these proteins:
- a CDS encoding gamma-butyrobetaine hydroxylase-like domain-containing protein, with amino-acid sequence MKITQLVLNEQTDELTLNFADNFSQSLSFEFMRVYSPNEKTSKKGQAKAPVSHKKMVKLLAIEPLAKHGFRLVFDDQHSAIYSAQLLQEYAHNKARLWQEYIDALALTGHSREAMIDITQIQ; translated from the coding sequence ATGAAAATTACGCAACTTGTCTTAAATGAACAGACAGATGAACTAACGTTAAATTTTGCTGATAATTTTAGCCAAAGTTTAAGTTTTGAATTTATGCGTGTTTACTCTCCTAACGAAAAAACTTCGAAAAAAGGCCAAGCGAAAGCACCGGTAAGTCATAAGAAAATGGTTAAACTATTGGCTATAGAACCTTTGGCTAAACATGGCTTTCGTTTAGTCTTTGATGATCAACACAGCGCAATTTACAGCGCCCAATTGCTGCAAGAGTACGCTCATAATAAAGCTCGACTGTGGCAAGAATATATTGATGCCTTAGCGCTTACCGGCCATAGCCGAGAAGCAATGATAGACATTACCCAAATCCAGTAA
- a CDS encoding YehS family protein has translation MTNNDILRRIRFVFNYDDSTMLSIFAQAELKVDIEKYHHWLRKEDDGKYVNLTDTQLATFLNGLINKNRGKREGPQPKPESRLNNNIILRKLKIALNLNDEDMLAILASADLRIGKSELSAFFRKVGHKHYRECKDQVMRNFLQGMQIKYRESNPYA, from the coding sequence ATGACTAACAACGATATTTTACGCCGCATTCGTTTTGTATTTAATTACGACGATAGCACCATGTTATCTATTTTCGCTCAAGCTGAACTGAAAGTTGATATTGAAAAGTACCATCATTGGTTACGTAAAGAAGACGATGGCAAGTATGTAAATTTAACCGACACTCAATTAGCGACGTTTTTAAATGGTTTAATCAATAAAAACCGCGGTAAACGTGAAGGCCCACAGCCTAAACCGGAGTCCAGGTTAAACAATAATATTATTTTACGTAAGCTTAAAATTGCCTTAAATCTTAATGATGAAGACATGCTGGCTATTTTAGCTTCAGCTGATTTACGCATTGGTAAGTCTGAGCTTAGTGCTTTTTTCAGAAAGGTAGGACATAAGCATTACCGTGAATGTAAAGACCAAGTGATGCGTAACTTTTTACAAGGTATGCAAATTAAGTACCGCGAAAGTAACCCTTACGCTTAG
- a CDS encoding YbaN family protein — protein sequence MKRFLYLAVGFGFVVLAIIGIALPVLPTTPFLLVAAACFAKSSKRCHKWLINNKLFGPIIHNWQKNRCIPKRAKSVAVFSILIFGGFSVLIAVPNIYGKLATLTLLAIGLSVVLNIKTCPDCK from the coding sequence ATGAAGCGGTTTCTCTATCTAGCAGTTGGATTTGGCTTTGTTGTCTTAGCTATTATTGGCATCGCCTTACCCGTACTACCTACCACACCATTTTTATTGGTGGCCGCTGCATGTTTTGCTAAATCATCTAAGCGTTGCCATAAATGGCTGATAAACAATAAACTATTTGGTCCAATAATTCATAACTGGCAAAAAAATCGTTGTATTCCTAAAAGAGCTAAATCTGTAGCGGTATTTTCAATTCTTATCTTTGGTGGTTTTTCTGTACTTATCGCAGTGCCAAATATCTATGGAAAGCTAGCAACACTGACATTATTGGCAATTGGATTATCGGTTGTTCTTAATATTAAAACCTGCCCAGATTGCAAATAG